The Fulvia fulva chromosome 6, complete sequence genome includes a window with the following:
- a CDS encoding Transcription factor 1 has translation MFCDAVEPRSKLPPQPPTFPRSTVGVPTIEGRLDTVMEYPSLGESMRPPSTVVAGADDEQTGEPAQKRPRTSDESSTPNASTSTPTGGNGNANNTTGPSNHLRLYSCGKCSKSYARLDHLSRHVRMHTQEKPYQCQICTKAFARADLLKRHTLGHNKDDPQSKPTIVQHSRVSQACEACAGLHLKCEEEKPCKRCTKKGITCNFTPTYPPNEMQRPSPPENQYAQDQQPQHQHQQHQQWSNENVQHMQNMNTMTPMHHMSPPHLQQRNSFGPAGPLPPMQMTESTPQPPPQAQMAIDPAMLPPQTPGPMFDYLRDKMMPQSGQPNNGVQVIDYQTGPWTPRELFDFGVDTNMELNDLDLSFLDTYNNANPFDLRTPSIGFPTTGSDIMPSYTSAPMPMAPIDTNALPKASVWRFRPLSKDSGSAEQENLSLPTPTSLDIDRRVTTEPLSQTSRDKILAMILSTCKPNSIPRAVACFPSIGLLDSLFQFSLTSPGSHAKHWIHAPTLLAGQTRPEVLAAIVAAGAVLTPDSSIRKVGYAIQEAIRTAVQVQVEEDNTLMRDLQIMQASLLQLKIGLWSGDSRKMELAEGFQQVLVTMGRRGGLFRRGTYERIVPYPEDQGEVLEQKWRQWVKQESRKRFALHLFRHDLEASVSLLSSPLISYAELYLPLPESENLWHAPSAESWKATYMRNPGPRHERQPSLVDCIQDLDILAVRDIFVDQRQASMAVLGAAWRMIWEYRQLDSSMKDYNNQWRNSLLMNTRHSELTKLLQCFRISSVEDTKVTLIVELLLMHLHMSLDDVQLFAGVEGEDESRRVYPSLVQWTRTPTARQALWHAGQVLRAARNLRPGLICDFAAIAVYQASLAFWSYGIITRATEPEPMANHNPTAFLDGGDDNAVKRWIINGKGNAAIRTWTVKPPTEGSAMVANPDEVVGAVVATMRQNHNETRNPPLVDNLINIMEGLRKAART, from the exons ATGTTCTGTGATGCTGTGGAGCCGAGATCAAAACTTCCTCCACAGCCTCCAACCTTTCCGCGCTCGACCGTCGGGGTACCCACTATCGAAGGCCGTCTGGACACCGTGATGGAGTACCCTTCTCTCGGTGAGTCGATGCGACCACCTTCCACCGTCGTCGCTGGTGCCGACGATGAACAGACCGGTGAACCCGCGCAGAAGCGCCCTCGAACCTCCGACGAGAGCTCAACGCCCAATGCATCGACGTCGACACCTACCGGAGGCAACGGAAATGCTAACAACACCACTGGACCGTCTAACCACCTCCGCCTGTATAGCTGCGGAAAGTGCTCAAAGAGCTATGCGCGTCTTGACCACCTAAGTCGCCATGTGCGCATGCACACCCAAGAAAAGCC CTATCAGTGTCAGATTTGTACAAAAGCGTTTGCTCGCGCTGACCTGCTCAAGAGACACACTCTGGGGCATAACAAAGATGATCCTCAGTCAAAGCCCACAATCGTTCAGCACAGTCGCGTGTCGCAAGCCTGCGAGGCCTGCGCTGGGCTCCACCTGAAGTGCGAAGAGGAGAAGCCATGCAAGCGATGTACCAAGAAGGGCATCACTTGCAACTTTACGCCTACTTATCCGCCGAATGAGATGCAGAGGCCATCGCCACCTGAAAATCAATACGCCCAGGACCAGCAGCCGCAACATCAGCATCAACAGCATCAACAATGGTCTAACGAGAATGTTCAGCACATGCAGAACATGAACACCATGACGCCGATGCACCACATGTCCCCGCCACACTTACAACAGCGAAACTCATTTGGTCCTGCAGGTCCATTACCTCCAATGCAGATGACAGAGTCGACTCCACAGCCGCCACCCCAGGCTCAGATGGCTATCGATCCGGCCATGCTACCACCCCAGACTCCAGGTCCTATGTTTGACTACCTTCGAGACAAGATGATGCCTCAGAGTGGCCAGCCGAACAATGGCGTCCAGGTCATTGACTATCAGACTGGCCCGTGGACACCGCGAGAGCTGTTCGATTTTGGTGTCGATACGAACATGGAGCTGAACGATCTGGATCTGAGCTTCCTTGATACTTACAACAATGCAAACCCTTTTGATCTTCGCACACCGAGCATAGGGTTCCCGACGACAGGCTCAGACATCATGCCAAGCTATACATCCGCACCCATGCCTATGGCACCAATAGACACAAATGCACTACCGAAGGCCTCAGTATGGCGCTTTAGGCCACTGTCCAAGGATTCGGGAAGTGCGGAGCAGGAGAATCTGTCTTTACCAACACCGACCAGTCTCGACATCGACAGACGCGTTACGACGGAGCCACTGTCTCAGACATCACGAGATAAGATCTTGGCTATGATCTTGAGTACGTGCAAGCCGAACAGCATACCTCGGGCGGTCGCATGCTTCCCGTCTATTGGCCTCTTGGACAGTCTATTCCAGTTCTCTTTGACTTCGCCAGGATCACACGCTAAACATTGGATTCATGCACCAACCCTTTTGGCTGGCCAGACAAGACCGGAAGTACTTGCAGCTATTGTTGCCGCTGGTGCAGTGTTGACACCTGATTCGTCGATCCGCAAAGTTGGCTATGCCATTCAGGAGGCGATCAGAACTGCGGTGCAGGTGCAGGTGGAAGAGGACAACACATTAATGAGAGATCTACAAATCATGCAGGCTTCACTCCTTCAGCTGAAGATCGGCCTGTGGAGTGGCGACTCTCGCAAAATGGAGCTTGCTGAAGGGTTTCAACAAGTGCTCGTGACGATGGGTCGACGTGGCGGGCTTTTCCGGCGAGGCACATACGAGCGGATCGTTCCATATCCTGAGGATCAAGGCGAAGTCCTGGAGCAAAAGTGGAGGCAATGGGTGAAGCAAGAGTCGCGGAAGCGGTTCGCTTTGCATCTATTCCGTCACGACCTCGAGGCCTCTGTATCTTTGCTCAGCAGCCCCTTGATCTCATACGCCGAACTGTACCTGCCATTACCCGAGTCTGAGAATCTATGGCACGCTCCATCGGCCGAATCATGGAAAGCTACGTACATGCGCAATCCGGGACCGAGACACGAGAGACAGCCCTCGCTAGTCGATTGTATTCAGGATCTGGACattctcgctgtccgagaCATTTTCGTGGATCAGCGTCAAGCGTCGATGGCAGTTCTCGGTGCTGCATGGCGCATGATCTGGGAATACAGACAGCTGGACTCGTCCATGAAGGATTACAACAACCAGTGGCGAAACTCGCTGCTCATGAACACCCGCCATTCAGAGCTGACGAAGCTCTTGCAATGCTTCCGCATAAGTTCCGTAGAGGACACGAAGGTCACACTCATCGTGGAACTCCTACTGATGCATCTTCACATGTCTCTAGACGACGTGCAACTATTTGCCGGAGTCGAAGGTGAAGACGAATCCCGTAGGGTATACCCATCCCTCGTCCAATGGACGCGGACACCGACTGCACGCCAAGCCCTGTGGCATGCCGGTCAGGTGCTCAGAGCAGCCCGCAACCTACGACCAGGCCTGATCTGCGACTTCGCAGCCATCGCCGTCTACCAAGCAAGTCTAGCATTCTGGTCCTACGGCATCATCACCCGCGCAACCGAGCCAGAACCCATGGCCAACCACAATCCCACCGCTTTCCTCGACGGCGGCGATGACAATGCTGTCAAGCGGTGGATCATCAACGGGAAAGGCAATGCCGCCATACGCACGTGGACGGTCAAGCCACCAACTGAGGGATCTGCGATGGTTGCCAATCCGGATGAGGTTGTGGGAGCTGTGGTCGCTACGATGCGGCAGAATCATAATGAGACGAGGAATCCGCCGCTGGTAGATAATTTGATCAATATTATGGAGGGATTAAGGAAGGCGGCTAGGACGTGA